The Episyrphus balteatus chromosome 4, idEpiBalt1.1, whole genome shotgun sequence genome includes a window with the following:
- the LOC129919526 gene encoding uncharacterized protein LOC129919526: MRMGSLPNIHELERIERKLGREREIALIEQRAREQIDFNRERDRETFPPPHQNSAFNPYFVNTKHHRHSLTARNVLRTRSSGGSHNIWDEPMIERLAAYSPISSRSHRINPITPYQVQAALAASRRRESINSSIGATSIRRLITLNSRCCRHKIPAHIQSKVWKDFTFLTIGHGLICAILLPLIGLQSSNSVWHHSEQWVNVGPNIGSILLSISFIISTGMCFFTARLIKKKGFVVLIASSYIGMCLFLLGHLCSSIYTLLPAYVILGLTLGPAWVGKIALVVHFASRLSCSQHDCALTAAVDNIDDHKIFCNREQKVRRFARWFQASQDIGIIIGAILASLVLACSSTNWDCFNFSFTPSEDLIATTTTTVKTLTQLNNTTEALPIPVVLTTNNFYYLFDEMYNHNEHGERICGADMCPVWNTLDDDDDNDTKPYSHFVSEKRIGGVTLILIYLVFAIGALLLTLFAGKFECTLRRTRVKGVTDTLLFAGPMAYFIGTEQAYMLGDFTRAFVSCSLGISMVAGALIGMGLMQAIVSCTLSLLLRYTKRIVIIFAAFFFHACLLLVLSRWKPSSDDSALFYVIAASWGACNGLWETLLLALVTLNHTNHVTEVMGPLQGLRFFGLGVTFAAHGFLCENPKILILVIILVVSVPPYAMLEIRLEAQRKAHIVSL; the protein is encoded by the exons ATGAGAATGGGAAGTTTACCGAACATCCACGAGTTGGAGCGAATCGAACGAAAGCTTGGAAGAGAGAGAGAAATAGCTCTTATCGAGCAAAGAGCAAGAGAACAAATCGATTTCAATCGAGAAAGAGATAGGGAAACATTTCCACCTCCACATCAG AACTCTGCCTTCAACCCTTATTTTGTGAATACAAAACACCATCGGCATTCATTGACGGCAAGAAATGTCCTACGAACTCGAAGTTCTGGTGGATCACACAACATCTGGGATGAACCTATGATTGAG CGTCTTGCAGCCTACTCACCAATCTCCAGCCGATCACACAGAATTAATCCGATCACTCCGTATCAGGTGCAAGCCGCTCTTGCAGCTAGCAGACGTCGTGAATCAATAAATAGCTCCATTGGAGCTACTTCCATTCGGCGACTTATAACTCTAAACAGCCGTTGCTGTCGTCACAAGATACCAGCACACATTCAGTCCAAAGTCTGGAAGGACTTTACCTTCTTAACCATAGGACACGGCCTAATTTGTGCCATTTTGCTCCCACTCATCGGTCTTCAAAGCTCTAACTCAGTGTGGCATCATAGCGAGCAATGGGTCAATGTGGGTCCCAACATAGGCTCAATATTGCTgagtatttcttttataatttcaacgGGAATGTGCTTTTTCACAGCAAGACTTATTAAGAAAAAGGGCTTCGTTGTTCTGATTGCCTCCAGCTATATTGGAATGTGTTTGTTCCTCTTAGGACATCTCTGTTCATCAATTTACACCCTGCTTCCAGCTTACGTAATCCTGGGACTAACCTTGGGACCAGCGTGGGTTGGAAAAATAGCCTTGGTGGTGCATTTCGCCAGTAGACTGAGCTGTTCCCAGCATGATTGTGCCTTAACTGCTGCTGTGGATAATATCGATGATCACAAGATCTTTTGCAATCGAGAACAGAAAGTTCGACGATTTGCCAGATGGTTTCAAGCGTCTCAAGATATCGGCATTATAATTGGAGCTATTTTGGCATCTTTAGTATTGGCTTGCAGTTCGACAAATTGGGACtgtttcaattttagttttactcCAAGTGAGGACTTAATtgcaacaacgacgacgacagtTAAGACATTGACGCAGTTGAATAACACTACAGAAGCACTGCCTATTCCTGTGGTCTTAactaccaacaatttttactatCTGTTCGATGAGATGTACAATCATAATGAACATGGTGAAAGAATTTGTGGAGCAGATATGTGTCCTGTGTGGAATACattagatgatgatgatgacaacgATACAAAACCTTATTCGCATTTTGTTAGCGAAAAACGTATTGGAGGAGTTACgctcattttaatttatttggtgTTTGCAATTGGAGCTTTGTTGTTGACTTTGTTTGCTGGAAAGTTTGAATGCACATTACGAAGGACACGAGTTAAGGGCGTTACCGATACATTATTGTTTGCTGGACCAATGGCATATTTTATTGGTACTGAACAAGCATACATGCTGGGAGATTTTACAAGG GCTTTTGTATCCTGTTCTCTTGGAATCAGCATGGTAGCTGGAGCCCTCATAGGCATGGGCTTAATGCAGGCTATAGTTTCATGCACATTAAGTCTTCTTTTGCGTTACACCAAACGCATTGTTATAATAT TTGCTGCATTCTTTTTCCATGCATGTCTACTCCTGGTTCTATCTCGATGGAAGCCCTCCAGCGATGATAGTGCTCTATTTTATGTTATAGCCGCAAGTTGGGGTGCTTGTAATGGCCTATGGGAAACACTTCTATTAGCCCTGGTAACACTTAATCACACAAATCATGTCACAGAAGTCATGGGTCCACTACAGGGTTTGAGATTTTTCGGACTAGGTGTTACTTTTGCTGCTCATGGATTCTTATGCGAGAATCCCAAAATACTTATTCTTGTCATCATCCTAGTAGTAAGTGTTCCGCCATATGCTATGTTGGAGATCCGTTTGGAAGCACAACGAAAAGCTCATATAGTTTCGTTATGA